A region of the Paenibacillus sp. J23TS9 genome:
ACTGTCCTGTACCTGCCAGCCAATACCTCGTCCATGAAAAGCGGATTGGGTGCAGGCATCTACCGAAGCTCTGGTCCATAATGAGTACTGCTCAGGATAAAGCCACGATTTTGCATATTTCGATATATCTTCGGCCGTTGCAAATAATCCCGCGCTGCCTGCCACTCCTCCAAGACGGTAACATGTTTCATCATGTACCTCACCAATAAGATACTTATTGCCATCCCACTCCGTCGGAGCTATCCGTTCATGCAGATTTGCAGGCGGATTAAAATAACTATCTGTCATGCCAAGCGGCATAAATATCGCTTCCCGGGCAAATTCATCCAAAGGCTTTTTCGTCAACCGGGAAATAATCCAGCCGATAAGAACCAATCCCAAGTCACTGTACTGCACGCGTTCACCGGGGCTGAATTCCAGCTCCTGTGCCATAATCAGCTGCTTAATATCGCTTTTACTGTAACGTTCTCTGAAATCCGGAAGTACGGAAGGCAGACCTGATATATGTCTTAGACAATGCTCAATCGTAACTTCGGCATGGCGAAACTCAGGAATATATTTTTGAACCGGATCTTGCAGCGACAGTTTTGATGACTGGACGAGCATCATGATTGCCGGCAGCGCCACGACAACTTTGGTCAGTGAGGCTGCATCGAAGATCGTGTCCAGCGACGCTGTCCCGTATGCCGCTTGCCATTTCATTTTGTTTTTTACCTGAATATCCACGACAGCCCCGGGTATTTTCTTTGCTGCAACCCAGC
Encoded here:
- a CDS encoding serine hydrolase, yielding MKGIDTIHQLIEGWVAAKKIPGAVVDIQVKNKMKWQAAYGTASLDTIFDAASLTKVVVALPAIMMLVQSSKLSLQDPVQKYIPEFRHAEVTIEHCLRHISGLPSVLPDFRERYSKSDIKQLIMAQELEFSPGERVQYSDLGLVLIGWIISRLTKKPLDEFAREAIFMPLGMTDSYFNPPANLHERIAPTEWDGNKYLIGEVHDETCYRLGGVAGSAGLFATAEDISKYAKSWLYPEQYSLWTRASVDACTQSAFHGRGIGWQVQDSPEGILSCGPHWPMGSFGHTGYTGTSIWINPVDEVTIVFLTNAVHLGRDHVLKDLRPILHEAVLDIRVD